Proteins encoded in a region of the Mycoplasma mobile 163K genome:
- the dnaG gene encoding DNA primase has product MEYKNIFDELLSQVDIVTVINNHLSLIKKGKNYIAICPFHEDSKPSLTVSVEKQVFKCFACNVGGNAISFVEKFLKISFLEASKMIAQENGINLEFSEKKQQRVILTKTQEQIIEANNLALSFYKYNIFDKQNKSLVSFLNSRNINDANLIDFFELGFASNENLKEKIMKKDSTINEAILSVASLINSKNGNFFENRMIFPIKDENDFLVGFSGREIVPNSNNVKYLNTSENAIFNKGNVLYNFNKAKEFITYKKELIICEGFMDVIALYKIGIKNVTALMGTSFSNNHIKLFNNIKDIKIVFFLDGDLAGKNATIKSINKIIKYKFEIEIINNPLKMDPDEILNRLGQSRLEEIVKSRKNVFEFLLDYFLEINSLNNSEKIIDFCKIYSQYLQHAKQDIKIIILDKIKKTEKIPQELIDKYFAFKTNNLENQDYNVLDFDQNYKNTYQKENKYKANYQNNFWNINDFKFWQLNQSEKVILSLFDSYRKDPKKELIVLFSIKKNDFVLKNLALNEIAEKLVTSLDKKEVIKASELFDSKEKEFIDNLLKQKYLINYPKFNESKNFEILLESLKNYESSSLLINEIGIKLKNNENIDDSTLEIMKKEFLKNKKAY; this is encoded by the coding sequence ATGGAATATAAAAATATTTTTGATGAATTGCTTTCTCAAGTTGACATTGTAACTGTAATAAACAATCATTTATCTTTAATTAAAAAAGGGAAAAATTATATAGCTATTTGTCCTTTTCACGAAGACTCAAAACCTTCATTAACTGTTTCTGTAGAAAAACAAGTTTTTAAATGTTTTGCATGTAATGTTGGTGGAAATGCAATTAGTTTTGTTGAAAAATTTTTAAAAATAAGCTTTTTAGAAGCAAGTAAAATGATTGCTCAAGAAAATGGAATTAATCTTGAATTTTCTGAAAAAAAACAACAAAGAGTGATTTTAACAAAAACTCAAGAGCAAATTATTGAAGCTAATAATTTAGCTTTGAGTTTTTACAAATACAACATTTTTGACAAGCAAAATAAAAGTTTAGTTAGTTTTTTAAATTCAAGAAATATTAATGATGCAAATTTAATAGATTTTTTTGAACTAGGTTTTGCTTCTAATGAAAATTTAAAAGAAAAGATCATGAAAAAAGATTCTACAATCAATGAAGCAATTTTATCCGTTGCTTCATTGATAAATTCTAAAAATGGAAATTTTTTTGAAAATAGAATGATTTTTCCAATTAAAGATGAGAATGATTTTTTAGTAGGTTTTAGTGGAAGAGAAATTGTTCCAAATTCAAATAATGTTAAATATTTAAACACATCAGAAAATGCAATTTTTAATAAAGGTAATGTTTTATATAATTTTAATAAAGCTAAAGAGTTTATTACTTACAAAAAGGAATTAATTATTTGTGAAGGGTTCATGGATGTAATTGCTTTATATAAAATCGGAATCAAAAATGTTACTGCTTTAATGGGGACATCTTTTTCAAACAATCATATAAAACTATTTAATAACATCAAAGACATAAAGATTGTCTTTTTTCTTGATGGTGATTTAGCTGGTAAAAATGCAACAATTAAATCTATTAATAAAATTATTAAATATAAATTTGAAATCGAAATAATTAACAATCCTTTGAAAATGGACCCAGATGAAATTTTAAACAGATTAGGTCAATCTAGATTAGAAGAAATTGTAAAATCAAGAAAAAATGTTTTTGAGTTTCTTCTAGACTATTTCTTAGAAATAAATTCATTAAATAATTCTGAAAAAATAATTGATTTTTGCAAAATTTATTCTCAATACTTGCAACATGCAAAGCAAGATATAAAAATTATCATTTTAGATAAAATCAAAAAAACTGAAAAAATTCCTCAAGAATTGATTGATAAATATTTTGCTTTTAAAACAAATAATTTAGAAAATCAAGATTATAATGTTTTAGATTTTGATCAAAACTACAAAAATACTTACCAAAAAGAAAATAAGTATAAGGCTAATTATCAAAATAATTTTTGAAACATAAATGATTTTAAATTTTGACAATTAAATCAAAGTGAAAAAGTTATTTTATCTCTATTTGATTCTTATAGAAAAGATCCTAAAAAGGAATTGATTGTTTTATTTTCAATTAAAAAAAATGATTTTGTTTTGAAAAATTTAGCATTGAATGAAATTGCAGAAAAATTAGTTACTTCTTTAGATAAAAAAGAAGTAATAAAAGCTAGTGAATTATTTGATTCTAAAGAAAAAGAATTTATTGATAATTTATTAAAACAAAAATATTTAATAAATTATCCAAAATTTAATGAAAGCAAAAATTTTGAAATTCTTCTAGAAAGTTTGAAAAATTATGAATCAAGCTCGCTATTAATTAATGAAATAGGAATCAAATTGAAAAACAATGAAAATATTGACGATTCAACTTTGGAAATTATGAAAAAAGAATTTTTAAAAAATAAAAAAGCCTATTAG
- a CDS encoding glycine--tRNA ligase, which produces MSKNNKLVNLINHLKTQGFVYQGSEIYGGLANTWDYGPLGSLLLNNIKNEWIKYFIHNEENNFLIDAKILMNPEVWKTSGHVGNFSDPLIENKINNKRYRADHLIEEFDPLMKIETLSEIEMENFIKRNITKYEGVATDWTSIRKFNLMFETYQGILEDSKNKIYLRPETAQAIFVNFKNILRTTRTKIPFGVGQIGKSFRNEVTPGNFIFRTREFEQMELEYFVHPNDSDKAFEYYLKKCYEFLIFLGIKKDLLKIRKHAKEELSHYSSATSDIEFKFDFGWGELLGVANRGDFDLSSHSKATNEELSYFDSIENITYIPHVIEPSMGLDRLALAILTSSYEEETLEVDSRVVLKLNKFLVPYQIAVLPLVKKFSEESKELVKWLKQHNFRTTYDESASIGKRYRRQDAIGTFFALTYDYQSAENQSFTIRNRDTMEQIRINKIDLISYLTKELNGI; this is translated from the coding sequence ATGAGTAAGAATAATAAATTAGTGAATTTAATTAATCATTTAAAAACACAAGGTTTTGTCTATCAAGGTAGCGAAATCTATGGAGGTTTAGCAAATACATGAGATTATGGACCTTTAGGTTCACTTTTGTTAAACAATATTAAAAATGAATGAATTAAATATTTTATTCATAATGAAGAAAACAACTTCTTAATTGATGCAAAAATTTTAATGAATCCAGAAGTTTGGAAAACTAGTGGACATGTTGGAAATTTTAGCGATCCTTTAATTGAAAATAAAATCAATAACAAAAGATATCGTGCTGATCATTTAATTGAAGAATTTGATCCTTTGATGAAAATCGAAACTTTAAGTGAAATCGAAATGGAAAATTTTATTAAAAGAAATATTACTAAATACGAAGGAGTTGCAACTGATTGAACAAGTATTAGAAAATTTAATTTAATGTTTGAAACTTATCAAGGAATTTTAGAAGATTCAAAAAATAAAATTTATTTAAGACCTGAAACTGCACAAGCTATTTTTGTTAATTTTAAAAATATTTTAAGAACTACAAGAACTAAAATTCCTTTTGGAGTTGGTCAAATTGGAAAAAGTTTTAGAAATGAAGTAACTCCAGGTAATTTTATTTTTAGAACAAGAGAATTTGAACAAATGGAATTAGAATATTTTGTTCATCCTAATGATTCTGACAAAGCTTTTGAATATTATTTAAAAAAATGTTATGAATTTTTGATATTTTTAGGAATTAAAAAAGATTTATTGAAAATTAGAAAACATGCTAAGGAAGAATTATCTCATTATTCTAGTGCTACAAGTGATATTGAATTTAAATTTGATTTTGGTTGAGGAGAACTTTTGGGAGTGGCAAATCGTGGAGATTTTGATTTGTCTTCACACTCTAAAGCAACAAATGAAGAATTATCTTATTTTGATTCAATTGAAAATATAACTTATATTCCTCATGTAATTGAACCTTCTATGGGATTAGATCGTTTAGCTCTTGCTATTTTGACTTCTTCATATGAAGAAGAAACTTTAGAAGTAGATTCTAGAGTGGTTTTAAAATTAAATAAGTTTTTAGTACCTTATCAAATTGCTGTTTTGCCTTTAGTAAAAAAATTCAGTGAAGAATCCAAAGAATTAGTCAAATGATTAAAACAACATAATTTCAGAACTACTTATGATGAATCTGCTTCAATTGGAAAAAGATACAGAAGACAAGATGCAATTGGAACATTTTTCGCTCTTACTTATGATTATCAAAGTGCTGAAAATCAAAGTTTTACTATTAGAAATAGAGACACAATGGAACAAATTAGAATTAATAAAATTGATTTAATTTCATATTTAACAAAGGAATTGAATGGAATATAA